From Sphingomonas sp., the proteins below share one genomic window:
- a CDS encoding terminase large subunit domain-containing protein, with protein sequence MLERMSDREIRAFNEWWERWAHEGQFWPDGDWRVWLIRAGRGFGKTRAGAEWVSQMARDVPGARIALVGATIEDARRVMVEGPSGLLALGLEGEMLDWRSSAGELVFGSGARALVYSAEAPEKLRGPEHDFAWADELAKWSASTADATWDNLMMGMRRGETPRVVVTTTPRPVKLMRRVMAIPRPALHQTRGRTRDNIHLPRSFVEAMVAEYAGTRLGRQELDGEMIDDVAGALWPRALIERQRCAVEVPLVRVVVGVDPPAGTEGDACGIVAVGLGEDRCGYVLADASVAGLSPEGWAAAVADCAARFEAECVVAEKNQGGAMVESVLKAAETTLPLRLVHASRGKVVRAEPVALLYERGLVWHAGVFAELEAELAGLQASGGYQGSGRSPDRADALVWAVTELMLGRRGKAAVRMV encoded by the coding sequence ATGCTGGAGCGCATGTCCGACCGGGAGATCCGCGCGTTCAACGAATGGTGGGAACGCTGGGCGCATGAAGGCCAGTTCTGGCCCGACGGCGACTGGCGCGTGTGGCTGATCCGCGCCGGGCGCGGCTTCGGCAAGACGCGGGCGGGCGCCGAATGGGTGAGCCAGATGGCGCGCGACGTGCCCGGTGCCCGGATCGCATTGGTCGGCGCGACGATCGAGGATGCGCGGCGGGTGATGGTGGAGGGGCCCTCCGGGCTGCTCGCGCTGGGGCTGGAGGGCGAGATGCTCGACTGGCGTTCGAGTGCGGGAGAGCTGGTGTTCGGATCGGGCGCCCGCGCGCTCGTCTATTCGGCCGAGGCGCCCGAGAAACTGCGTGGGCCCGAGCATGACTTCGCCTGGGCGGACGAACTGGCCAAATGGTCGGCGAGCACCGCCGACGCGACCTGGGACAATCTGATGATGGGAATGCGCCGCGGCGAGACGCCGCGGGTGGTGGTCACGACCACGCCGCGCCCGGTGAAGCTGATGCGCCGGGTGATGGCGATCCCGCGCCCGGCGCTGCACCAAACCCGCGGGCGGACCCGCGACAATATCCATCTGCCGCGCAGCTTCGTCGAGGCGATGGTGGCCGAATATGCCGGCACGCGGCTGGGGCGGCAGGAGCTGGACGGCGAGATGATCGACGATGTCGCGGGCGCGCTGTGGCCGCGTGCGCTGATCGAGCGCCAGCGCTGCGCGGTCGAGGTGCCGCTGGTGCGGGTGGTGGTCGGGGTCGATCCGCCCGCCGGTACGGAAGGCGATGCCTGCGGGATCGTTGCGGTCGGGTTGGGCGAGGACCGGTGCGGCTATGTGCTCGCCGATGCGAGCGTTGCCGGGCTCAGCCCCGAGGGTTGGGCGGCGGCGGTGGCGGACTGCGCGGCGCGGTTCGAGGCGGAATGCGTGGTGGCGGAGAAGAACCAGGGCGGCGCGATGGTGGAGAGTGTGCTGAAGGCGGCGGAGACGACGTTGCCGCTCCGGCTGGTCCATGCCAGTCGCGGCAAGGTGGTCCGCGCGGAGCCGGTGGCGCTGCTCTACGAGCGCGGGCTGGTGTGGCACGCGGGCGTGTTCGCCGAACTGGAGGCGGAACTGGCCGGGTTGCAGGCGAGCGGTGGGTATCAAGGGTCGGGCCGCTCGCCCGACCGCGCCGATGCGCTGGTCTGGGCGGTGACCGAGCTGATGCTCGGCCGCCGCGGCAAGGCGGCGGTGCGGATGGTGTGA
- a CDS encoding EF-hand domain-containing protein, with protein sequence MAAGLLALLTGACTLNAQTGVAVGAGVTVAVNDRDGDGLLDVAEVQALVARVFPPDKLTGGFWDGMRASLTAAYWARDLDHDGKLSVAELAR encoded by the coding sequence ATGGCTGCAGGGCTGCTCGCCCTGCTGACGGGCGCGTGCACGCTCAATGCGCAGACCGGCGTCGCGGTGGGCGCGGGCGTCACCGTGGCGGTCAACGACCGCGATGGCGACGGCTTGCTCGACGTCGCCGAGGTGCAGGCGCTGGTCGCCCGGGTATTTCCCCCCGACAAGCTGACCGGCGGCTTCTGGGACGGGATGCGCGCCAGCCTCACCGCCGCCTATTGGGCACGCGACCTGGATCATGACGGCAAGCTCAGCGTCGCGGAGCTGGCGCGATGA
- a CDS encoding phage portal protein, protein MKWFGRKAAREGQRPALARGVWGSFGDWPRSYEVQLREGYCQNPVAQRAVRMVAEGVGGAPLKGSDPALVALVAAPSGGQRLLETLAAQLLLHGNAYVQLLADDAGTLQTLYALRPERVSVEPDAAGWPVAYRYRVGEHVTRLAADDGGRPQIVHLRAFHPADDHYGLGCLDAAAGAIAIHNAATRWNKALLDNAARPSGALVYDPGDGSALAPDQFARLKDEMEAGFAGAANAGRPMLLEGGLKWQAMSLTPADMDFVGLKAAAAREIALAFGVPPMLLGLPGDAAYANYREANRALWRLAILPMAEHLLGGLVRGLGAWFPGAVLAVDLDRVTALAEERELLWRQVAGADFLTSEEKRKMVGLP, encoded by the coding sequence ATGAAGTGGTTCGGGCGCAAGGCCGCGCGCGAGGGGCAGCGGCCGGCACTGGCACGCGGCGTCTGGGGGAGCTTCGGCGACTGGCCGCGCAGCTATGAGGTGCAGCTGCGCGAAGGCTATTGCCAGAACCCGGTGGCCCAGCGCGCGGTGCGGATGGTGGCGGAGGGCGTGGGCGGCGCACCGCTGAAGGGCAGCGATCCGGCGCTGGTGGCGCTGGTCGCAGCACCCTCGGGCGGGCAGCGGCTGCTCGAGACGCTGGCGGCGCAGCTGCTGCTCCACGGCAATGCCTATGTCCAGCTGCTCGCCGACGACGCGGGCACGCTGCAGACGCTCTACGCGCTGCGCCCCGAGCGGGTGAGCGTGGAGCCCGATGCCGCCGGCTGGCCGGTCGCCTATCGCTACCGCGTCGGCGAGCATGTCACCCGGCTGGCGGCGGATGATGGCGGGCGGCCGCAGATCGTCCATTTGCGCGCCTTCCATCCGGCCGACGACCATTATGGCCTGGGCTGCCTCGACGCGGCGGCGGGCGCGATCGCGATCCACAATGCGGCGACGCGGTGGAACAAGGCGCTGCTCGACAATGCCGCGCGGCCGAGCGGGGCGCTCGTCTATGATCCCGGCGACGGCTCCGCGCTGGCGCCCGACCAGTTCGCGCGGCTGAAGGACGAGATGGAGGCCGGGTTCGCTGGCGCCGCCAATGCCGGGCGGCCGATGCTGCTCGAGGGCGGCCTCAAATGGCAGGCGATGAGCCTGACGCCGGCGGACATGGATTTCGTGGGGCTGAAGGCCGCGGCGGCGCGCGAGATCGCGCTGGCCTTCGGGGTGCCGCCGATGCTGCTCGGGCTGCCCGGCGATGCCGCCTATGCCAATTACCGCGAGGCCAATCGCGCGCTGTGGCGGCTCGCGATCCTGCCGATGGCCGAGCATCTGCTCGGCGGGCTGGTGCGGGGTCTGGGCGCCTGGTTTCCGGGTGCTGTGCTCGCGGTCGATCTCGATCGGGTGACGGCGCTGGCCGAGGAGCGCGAGCTGCTCTGGCGGCAGGTCGCGGGCGCCGACTTCCTGACAAGCGAAGAGAAACGCAAGATGGTGGGGTTGCCATGA
- a CDS encoding DUF6127 family protein, with the protein MTDGTMLGQLIAQAEDEGAELTTLRAIAEEAGTVGANRALARLGLEDSGAAKDMAELRELLSAWRDAKKSMIKAVMQWLGRTMAALVLVLLALRMGFPGWLK; encoded by the coding sequence ATGACCGATGGAACGATGCTCGGCCAACTGATCGCGCAGGCCGAGGACGAAGGCGCCGAGCTGACCACGCTCCGCGCCATTGCCGAAGAGGCGGGCACCGTGGGGGCGAACCGCGCGCTGGCCCGGCTGGGGCTGGAGGATAGCGGCGCCGCCAAGGACATGGCGGAGCTGCGCGAGCTGCTGAGCGCGTGGCGCGATGCCAAGAAGTCGATGATCAAGGCGGTGATGCAGTGGCTGGGCCGCACGATGGCCGCGCTGGTGCTGGTGCTGCTGGCGCTGCGGATGGGCTTTCCGGGCTGGCTGAAATGA
- a CDS encoding HK97 family phage prohead protease produces the protein MSVRFAGYAAVFDREDRGGDVVRPGAFGPVGPVPLLWQHAGKPVGTIEAIGEDSRGLRVIGRVEDPRLAALVAEGAVAGLSFGYRVAAARRGRVRELTALKLIEVSLVAEPMQPLARVHAVG, from the coding sequence ATGAGCGTGCGCTTCGCCGGCTATGCCGCGGTGTTCGATCGCGAGGATCGCGGCGGCGACGTGGTGCGGCCGGGGGCGTTCGGGCCGGTGGGGCCGGTGCCTTTGCTTTGGCAGCATGCCGGCAAGCCGGTCGGCACGATCGAGGCGATCGGCGAGGATTCGCGCGGGCTGCGGGTGATCGGTCGGGTCGAGGATCCGCGGCTGGCGGCGCTGGTCGCCGAGGGTGCCGTTGCGGGGCTGTCCTTCGGCTACCGCGTGGCGGCGGCCCGGCGCGGACGGGTGCGCGAGCTGACCGCGCTCAAGCTGATCGAAGTGAGTCTGGTGGCCGAACCGATGCAGCCGCTCGCGCGGGTGCACGCGGTCGGCTGA
- a CDS encoding phage major capsid protein, which produces MDAMESSFEQVTLPPVRPMLAGGRPAASAAFDGYLRGGVETKALSGNSGAEGGYAVPREVDAQIDVTLQAISPIRAIANVVKVGSSGYRKLVASGGFDSGWASETAARPITATPVFNEVAPPFGELYANPAASQAMLDDAMFDVESWLAGEIAREFAQAEGTAFVNGNGTNQPKGFLAVPTSTAADATRAFGTLQYLSTGAAGAFAANPEEKLIDLVQALRAPYRQGASWVMNSATLARIRKFKTSDGQMLWQPGIAAGQPATLLGYPVVEAEDMPDIAANAFSVAFGNFQAGYLIAERGDTQLLRDPYSNKPFVHFYATKRLGGMVSNSEAIKLLKFAAN; this is translated from the coding sequence ATGGATGCGATGGAATCGAGCTTCGAACAGGTGACACTGCCGCCGGTGCGGCCGATGCTGGCCGGCGGGCGTCCGGCGGCGAGCGCGGCGTTCGACGGATACTTGCGCGGCGGCGTGGAGACCAAGGCGCTGTCGGGCAATAGCGGCGCGGAGGGCGGCTATGCGGTGCCGCGCGAGGTCGACGCGCAGATCGACGTGACGCTGCAGGCGATCTCGCCGATCCGGGCGATCGCCAATGTGGTGAAGGTGGGGTCGAGCGGCTATCGCAAGCTGGTGGCGAGCGGCGGCTTCGACAGCGGCTGGGCCTCCGAGACCGCGGCTCGCCCGATCACCGCGACGCCGGTCTTCAACGAAGTCGCACCCCCCTTTGGCGAGCTCTATGCCAACCCGGCGGCGAGCCAGGCGATGCTCGACGACGCGATGTTCGACGTGGAAAGCTGGCTGGCCGGCGAGATCGCCCGCGAGTTCGCCCAGGCCGAGGGTACCGCGTTCGTCAATGGCAACGGCACCAACCAGCCCAAGGGCTTCCTCGCGGTGCCGACCTCGACCGCGGCGGACGCGACGCGCGCCTTCGGCACGCTCCAGTACCTCTCCACCGGCGCGGCGGGCGCCTTTGCCGCCAATCCGGAAGAGAAACTTATCGACCTGGTCCAGGCGCTGCGTGCGCCGTACCGCCAGGGGGCAAGCTGGGTGATGAACTCGGCGACGCTCGCGCGGATCCGCAAGTTCAAGACCAGCGACGGCCAGATGCTGTGGCAGCCCGGCATTGCCGCGGGCCAGCCGGCGACGCTGCTGGGGTACCCGGTGGTCGAGGCCGAGGACATGCCGGACATCGCCGCCAACGCCTTCTCGGTCGCCTTCGGCAATTTCCAGGCGGGCTATCTGATCGCCGAGCGCGGCGACACCCAGCTGCTCCGCGATCCCTATTCGAACAAGCCCTTCGTCCATTTCTACGCGACCAAGCGGCTGGGCGGCATGGTGAGCAATTCGGAGGCGATCAAGCTCCTCAAGTTCGCCGCGAACTGA
- a CDS encoding DUF3168 domain-containing protein, with protein MSPQEAITAAMRTALTATGALSTPVNGVFDAPPQRAVRPYLLVDEAMLTDWSTKDQDGREVRTSVLVRDSGVARQRVRALAADVEAAIAAMPAALGGGWRIVSRVLVRTRVVDEGANGVTAVVEHRVRMLRATF; from the coding sequence ATGAGCCCGCAGGAAGCGATCACCGCGGCGATGCGCACCGCGCTGACCGCCACGGGCGCCTTGTCGACCCCGGTCAACGGCGTGTTCGATGCGCCGCCCCAGCGGGCGGTGCGGCCCTATCTGCTCGTGGACGAGGCGATGCTCACCGACTGGAGCACCAAGGACCAGGACGGCCGCGAGGTGCGCACCTCGGTGCTGGTGCGCGATTCCGGCGTCGCCCGGCAGCGGGTGCGGGCGCTCGCGGCGGACGTCGAGGCGGCGATCGCCGCGATGCCGGCGGCGCTGGGCGGCGGCTGGCGGATCGTCAGCCGGGTGCTGGTCCGCACGCGGGTGGTGGACGAGGGCGCGAACGGGGTGACGGCGGTGGTCGAGCACCGGGTGCGGATGCTGCGGGCCACATTCTAG
- a CDS encoding phage tail protein codes for MAAEKGSAFLLKVGNGATPVVYASVAGLRTTQLSVNGEAVAITSKDSGGWRELLSGAGVRSVSVSAAGVFTGSTAEVRVKANALAGTLDDYRLSFESGETMTGRFLVTRLDYAGDFNGERSYTLSLESSGPVVSA; via the coding sequence ATGGCAGCGGAAAAAGGCAGCGCCTTCCTGCTCAAGGTGGGCAATGGCGCGACGCCGGTGGTGTACGCCAGCGTGGCGGGGCTGCGGACGACGCAGCTTTCGGTGAACGGCGAGGCGGTGGCGATCACCAGCAAGGATTCGGGCGGCTGGCGCGAGCTGCTCTCCGGCGCCGGGGTGCGATCGGTGAGCGTGTCCGCCGCGGGCGTGTTCACCGGATCGACCGCGGAAGTGCGGGTAAAGGCCAATGCCTTGGCCGGCACGCTCGACGATTATCGGCTGAGCTTCGAGAGCGGCGAGACGATGACGGGCAGGTTCCTCGTCACGCGGCTCGACTATGCCGGCGATTTCAACGGGGAGCGCAGCTACACGCTGAGCCTGGAAAGCTCCGGCCCGGTGGTGAGCGCATGA
- a CDS encoding gene transfer agent family protein, translated as MTGAANPVRGEATLRVGGVPLVLRPSFEALVAAEAELGPLFALVERAAAGRLALSEMVALFWHCLKSAPEGLTREAFSEGVAQAGLVAATPALKALIGQILAGR; from the coding sequence ATGACCGGCGCGGCCAATCCGGTGCGCGGCGAGGCGACCCTGCGGGTGGGCGGCGTGCCGCTCGTCCTGCGGCCGAGCTTCGAGGCGCTGGTCGCCGCCGAGGCCGAGCTGGGCCCGCTGTTCGCGCTGGTCGAGCGCGCGGCGGCCGGGCGGCTGGCGCTGAGCGAGATGGTCGCGCTGTTCTGGCATTGCCTCAAGTCGGCCCCCGAAGGGCTGACCCGCGAGGCGTTTTCCGAAGGCGTGGCCCAGGCCGGGCTGGTCGCGGCGACCCCTGCCCTCAAGGCGCTGATCGGCCAGATCCTGGCAGGACGATGA
- a CDS encoding phage tail assembly chaperone translates to MTSFAEAAGRLAGLAGLAFGWSPDRFWLATPAELAALLMAAAPEAGEPPSADLIARLQEQFPDG, encoded by the coding sequence ATGACGAGCTTCGCCGAGGCGGCCGGGCGGCTGGCAGGACTGGCAGGGCTCGCCTTCGGCTGGAGCCCCGATCGGTTCTGGCTGGCGACCCCGGCCGAACTCGCCGCGCTGCTGATGGCGGCCGCGCCCGAGGCGGGGGAACCGCCGAGCGCGGACCTGATCGCAAGATTGCAGGAGCAATTTCCCGATGGATGA
- a CDS encoding tail tape measure protein, whose amino-acid sequence MDEEIERLVVSVRADTAGFSRDVDAMRGTLEGPLATGVDRAGKTIETTLLRAVQTGKLGFDDLAKIALKALEEIARAAVGVSFPPTRGTAADGGGCMLSLLGGLFGLPGRATGGPVSPGRPYWVGERGPELFVPTSAGQVAPSNGQGGGRDVRVSITVNAAADAAPKALAQSSRQVARAVRSALAGLD is encoded by the coding sequence ATGGATGAGGAAATCGAACGGCTGGTGGTCTCGGTGCGTGCCGATACCGCCGGCTTCTCGCGCGACGTGGATGCGATGCGCGGCACGCTCGAAGGGCCGCTGGCGACCGGCGTCGACCGCGCGGGCAAGACGATCGAGACGACGCTGCTGCGCGCGGTGCAGACCGGCAAGCTCGGCTTCGACGATCTCGCCAAGATTGCGCTTAAGGCGCTAGAAGAGATTGCCCGGGCCGCGGTTGGGGTCAGCTTCCCACCGACTCGCGGCACAGCGGCCGACGGCGGTGGTTGCATGCTGTCGCTGCTCGGCGGGCTGTTCGGTCTGCCGGGCCGTGCCACCGGCGGGCCGGTGAGCCCCGGTCGTCCCTATTGGGTCGGCGAGCGCGGGCCCGAGCTGTTCGTGCCGACCAGCGCGGGGCAGGTGGCACCTAGCAACGGGCAGGGCGGCGGGCGCGACGTGCGCGTGTCGATCACCGTCAACGCCGCCGCCGATGCCGCGCCCAAGGCGCTGGCGCAATCGAGCCGGCAGGTGGCGCGGGCGGTGCGCTCGGCGCTGGCGGGGCTCGACTGA